The Macadamia integrifolia cultivar HAES 741 chromosome 4, SCU_Mint_v3, whole genome shotgun sequence genome contains the following window.
GCCCTAATCCTTGGAACATGACTGATCAAAGTTCGCCATTGAAAAAGTCCACCATGATCTTCATACTCGATGATTCTGAGGTGGGAAAACGAACAGAAAACTTGGACTAGCGGAGGGTCATGCCGCTAAATGGTCctttattttggggggggggtgtttcaGAGGAATAGCTGATGCGACAAGAATTCGGAGTTCAAACTTCATTCCAGCAACTGCTTAATGTTCTCAAAGAAACTTCCAGTGGTTGAACATCGATTATATAAGGCCTAAAATTTCAGATCTTAGTTATTACAATTACAAAGAACAAATATGCGGAATTTGGAAGGGATGCGTACTAATATAGTTGCTTTGAACTTTGGATACACAATTTGGATAACAATTACTTAATTTAAGGGTTTATATTGCCGTATTATGGCCCTTTAATTGAAAAATCTAAACGTCTAAAACGCATACCATTCGGATTTTTTTTTGCTGTCCTGTTCAATTTTTAAACGTACCATActgaacaaagtttttttttaccttcccattttaactaactATGGTTGTGACTGTGTTTGTGAAGTTGTTAGGTACTAATTTTCACACTGTGACAGTGGAAAACAGCGACCCAAGTGCAGGTGCGAGCATCAATACCAGTCATCTTCTCCTCATTCATCAGGGATGGTGAGAATCTGAGAAGTAACAGATATGAATCTAGGCCATTGGGTCGGTAAAGCCGTTCTGTTCGTCATTCttattttttgatatatttCTCTGTTTTTATCTGGAATAAGGCTCAGGAAGCAAAACCTATCACGAGTCCTGTACCAGAAGCGTTGTATCCAACCTTAGCCGTTTTCATGCTCGCGATTGGCTTAGTAATCACCGCTTCATTCTTCATGTGAGCAATCCAATCCAACACACGGTTTATCTCTCTCTGAAATATAATGATATAACCTAGATCTACGCATTGCATTTAAATTCTTATTTAAATTTGTTGCATATTTTTATATGTTTGAATTCGAGTCAAGTTGTTCATGATTTTGTATTATTTGGAATACATATTTGTTTAATCTGAATTATAGACAATTCTGGGAGAAGCTCCAAGTATTATTAGGGCATGATTGATTCATGGTGCTTTCACCCTAGAAAAATCTCATTTATATATTTGGCGATTTATATACGGCCAATGTTTTTAGATCACCAAATGAAATTTTGGATAAACCTTAAAAACTTGcatttagattttgattttctagtcatcatttttgttttggatAAATTTATGGTCACTTTTGTTGGAAAAACTGTTTTTACTATAGACCCAATATCAAGTCTTCCCCCATTTTGTTGGAACTTCAttgcattttctctttttttatcctCCAAAAAAATCACATGCAGTTGATATGTCTATCACACAAATTCTTCCTTCTGTCATTCTCATGTGCCTCTCGTCAACTCTGGTTCTGTTTTGAATATCTAATACTTGGTCATTGCATATAAGAGAGGTATCCCTATGCATATATAGAAGATATGGTACTAATTTTTTGAGTTGATggtatatttttaaatttcattgcTATGCTCCTCATCAAATAGAGAACCGTCATGTGCCATATTTTCTTTGAACATATGCATTTCATTCATATCTTCATTAAAACTTGTTTCTAGAAGAAATGTAGCTCTTGATGCTTTTTGCGGTGTATAGATGTATGTGCACTATGTTTTAATCCCACTTTGTTTTCTCAGATACCTTGAGTTTGGAATTAATGGTCACTTTGACCGGTAACTTTTGAATATCTAGGAGTTTCCTTTGAATCGAATTTTCATTGAATCATGTGCTGAGGATTGAACTTGTAATTATGAATTCCCTGCTGGAATTATAGCTGTTAACTGTTAAGCTTCAAATTACGATAGAAATAATTCTTGTTCCATACCTGATGTTTGGAACCTTTTGTTGGCTAACATAATAACACTTAAAATCTAGTTTTCCCCTGATTACCAACTTGTTAAATTCCATGcttatttctttcaaaaatATTGTGAACATTTTTGTTAGTTTTCAAATGGTTTAACTTTGAAAGATCTATGGATATTGAAAGGATGTGATACCATTGTTGGAAGAAATATGTACTGGAGGTCATTGAAATGtagttattctctctctctctctcaagtctcacccttccatatatatatatatatatatatatgtatacctCTTTCATTGTTAGGATTTTCATGATAATGTGATTCTGCAGCTATGCAGCCACTGCATCCAAACAATATCGCAGTTTAGCAAAGGAGCTTACTACTGGTGCAGCGGCATCTGTTTTCTTGGTATGCTAACACAAtctattgcttttattttgccGCACCAATAAATACTCCTTGCCTTTGCAGTGACAAGATATAGACCATTTCTTACAACaatgtataatttttttggcAGGGCTTTGGATCACTGTTCCTGCTACTTGCTTCTGGAGTTTATGTTTGACTTCTATAGACGGTTTTAGAggggttgaaaaaaaaattcagaacagTTTTATTTCAAAATGATACTTATGGTGTTATTTCTATTAGTTATGCTTAGTTGTTAATGTGAGACCAACCCTTGGGTGTCATGGAATCAAAGGCCGCCCAATTTTGTTCATTGGCATCCAGTGTAGCCAACTCAACGAGATGAAGTTTGAACTTAGAACTCTACATTAATTCCACGCAAAAATGCTGGCCTACAAGCCACTCGCCTGAGAAAGAATACCTGAGGTACTGAATTTTCAATCTCTTTAAAGCTTACCCAACGAAGCAAAATCAgtctttttaaattaatttttttctgatAGCATGTTACCAACACCCTTGGATAAGAAAAAGATTGAAAAATCTTGCTTCAAATGTTCTGATTCCTAgcatgtcataaaaaaaaagctagTAATAGAGATCATTGAGAGTAGCGTAGATCCAAGGGCTGGAGCCCTCAGACACCTAGCCCAAAGTGACCCCAGCGCTACATCCTACGGAGGATCCGGTTCCATTCTGTTCGAAGTTCTAATGGTCATCTTGCCTAGATATGCGTACTGAAATCTCATGACAAATAGATTTGTAAATTCGATCCATCTGATGCAATGAGAAAACCATACACTAACAGCCTCCTGTTGAACTCAAGGGCTCAGTGATGCAATGAGAAAACTGTGCACTAGCAGCCACCCATTAAGCTCAGGGGTctattggctttttttttttttttccctttcttggaACTGATTTAAGAACTGAAACTGGCTCGCCTATTTAGTTCTTATTCTGATTTAGGATCGGAATCATTAAGGCTGCATTCGGTAGTcatctaaaaaatatttttaatgttttttcattttacaggattaagaaaatagaatcttttaattttctgtttatgatttatttttttcttttttaaaataaattaaattaaaaataaaaaaggaaaaatagggtGTGTTCATTTGAAAAAACGTTCCTCGTTAATTGTCCCTGGTCAAAACTTTTTGCCTTTTTGAAACTCAGAAGAATCAAAACCTTTTATGTCTTTTAAAAACTCTAAAGAACTAGAGTGTACTACTACTTATCCCTGGTCTTCCTCATCACTGCCTTGGTGAAATTGAACTGAAAAACATTTCCCTAAAGAAAAATTCCGTTTgatgccctctctctccctcatccctATCTTGGCTGAAATAAGCTTATCAAACACCTCTTTacgtaaaaaaattatttttttaatacaatcaGAAAATTCTGATGTCGATAAGAAACATTACCAAAAGCAGCCTAGGAAACCGGTTCGATAGCCCAGAAATGGACCAATTTACACCCAAGTTTTTTTATAATcaacagctctctctctctgcacaTTGGCTTTCAAGCTCCATTCAAGTTTCTTTCCTCGCAATCTGCAGTTTCACAGCCACATCCTGCATTTTTTGCAAATCTGGTGCCATCATTGATTACAACAGATGACGCATTCGAtgtagagaaaataagaaacagAACTGTAAACAAAAGGTGAGAGCTCAATTGTTAACCCAGCAAGCTCGCCGAAACCAccagattttttttgtttggtaatgGAAACCACCAGAAATTAAGACCCATTTTAGAATTGGTTTAGAGGAATGAAATATCCAAGACGAGAATTCTAGTCTGATCAACAGGGTTTCTTTCTGAGAGCCTTTTAACAATCATTCAAAAGTCAGTACTGCTATAAGATCTATCTTTAAAGGGCCCTGCTTACAAATATGGAATTGGAAGAATAAATTCCCAGATGCTTTCTCTTGCCCAGAACCCAAAAAGCTAAATGCAGATAAATACGGTAGAGAATATACAAACTCCTTTCCGGGCTTTCCAATTTCAATCAATCTGCTTTCTGCACTGTGGTCTTAAACAAGAGGATATACAATTTATGATGATTCATTGAAAAATACAAGAACCCTCCTACCGAGTGCGTCACAAAGGACCCAAAACTGGTTCCCACAATGCAATGCCACGCTGGTCCATATACTCCATCAAATTCCTGTAGcaccaaaccccaaaacccatgATTGATTCAAGGCAAATCACACATTTTTACTGCAACCAAGAAAACTGAACTTGGAGGTTCGATTACAAACCTTCTTGAGAGTAGAGGCTAGGATCTTGGAGGAGCACTTATCAAGGCCATCATACGTTTTCCGTGCACAAGTCACAGCGTGGATCTGCATAAACGGTGGCATGTCGACGGCCACAACCTTGACGCCGACAGTGGAGAAGAACTCACCCAACTCCATCTGGGAATCACTAAAGGACTTTCTCCTAGAGCTATGGAGAGAGACTGAAGACCTCCTCGGCTCATCTCTTTCTCTGGGTTCTATTaccttatctctctctttccccttctctGTTTTGCTCTGTTTCTTTTCCATGTCGACTTGCTGCCTCTGTTCCTGATGATAGCGGTGGTGGCGGTGGTTGTTCTTAAGAAGGGAAAGAGATGAGGAGTCGGCATTGGCGGAGAGTGTCATAGCTTTAGCCTGCAGATGGGTGTCGAcacgaggaggaggaggatcgGTTGCGGTTGCAGGGGGACGGGGTCTTTGAAGTTGGGTCTGATTTGGATTCCATTTCGAGTAGTGCGAGGTGATTTTGTTGAGTGTGGAAGAAGGGACGATGGGATCCTGAGCCTGGGgagacgagaagaagaagaagggtttctTGAGTGTTGtggttttggatttggttttaggTTGCTTTTTGCAGGTTGTATCCATGGCTGATGCAGTGGTGATGCCTCCCTGCCTTGGGGTCTCTGCAGTGGTTGCTGGTTTAAGCGTCAACTGCTAAACTGCGCCTTCGTGTTTCCCCATTCGCATTTATAGTGTGAGACTTTGCGAGGAAAAAATTGACGTGAGAGGACAGAAATGATAGGGACTTTTTGTGTCTTTGCGTGCCTCTCTTTACTAACTTGCGCAAGGGGGTCCCTTGTTGCCTTTCTAAGTTTGAATGTTGACTTGATCTGTGTTTGGGTAGCGAAGATAATCGACGAAGGGCCGACGGCCGAGGAGGGCCATCGCAATCATTGAACGGTTTGGATTTGATTTAGAAATGTCCATCACAGACCAGACCATTTTACGGATCTAAAATAAAGTAACGTGCAGAGGGATGGGGTCACCGAAGTGCTGGAGCGAACGTGACCGTCTTGGGGTTGTGGTTCTTCTCCAGTTACTAGAACTTTCAAGTGATCACAGAGGATCCGTCGACCGTGGTGCAGAGTTTGATGATTTCGAACCAGCTATCCGACCGGTCAAATAATATTAGAATCGGCCGAACCCCAACTCCTGGTTTTCTCGATTGTCAAAGGGTGGGGTGAGAAAATTGGATCaaaatcttctgtttttctcatccctgtttttccttgttttgctacctatagaacacgacacgtggacaacagaaGATCCAACGGTCAAccttgggtgaggattattacatctggtgcgttggtcttaaaattgtccacgtgtcgtgttctgcaggtagcaaaacaaggaaaaacagggatgaaaaaaacaaatgattatTTTTCGAGAAAATTTGAATGTCACACCGGCCAACAAGTGCATATGTCCAATAATTTACCACCCTAAGGTAACGAGACAACCATCCTAGGGAGTTTATAGAAGAATTCAAATTATTCCATCCATATATTTTTTGGAACTATCTCCTCTATGACCCAGCAAGGGTGGTAAAACATTCAATGGCCCAGAGTACTTATGCACAACCTTCAACATAGGCGTGTGTCTCAAGGTGCTCCAGCAGTCGGATGTGCCCTGCCACCTATATCGTATTGTAGAGGAAACCCATTAATTTTTTCCACACTATTTTTCCATAAAACAATAAGACCTCACTAATCATAAAATGCTTACTTAGAGTGTAAGAAATGGTAtcacatttttctctctttctcaaatGAAATGATCATGCGACTAAAAGTGAGTGACAATGAAGATCCAACGATTGAGAAGGTCTTGGCATACACCTCAGCCATCGAATGCTCATTACCACTCACTGCCTCTGCCTCTCTGTGAAGGAATTTTGTGCGACCATGTTCATCGCAGCTCATTGGTGTGTCCCTACGCAGATACCTCTTTGACGAGCTACGATTCAGCTCTTGCACTTTGCGACGTACCTAGTATGGCATTACCGCTAATACGGGTGCGGCCACTGGGGACAGGTTTTAAAACCATACGCGCGACTGTGGAAGCTCAAGTTGTGGCATTATTGGGGAATTTGGAGGGAAATGGAGTTGCTTAGACTTTCCAAATTCAAGCTTCAGCTTCGTTCTCTAATCACTGAAGTCCAAGAGCTCAAAGTAAGCCTCTAATCTTCTTCTCTCCATTCACTTTCGTTTCTGATTCTCTTTgctcatctctctctccatgaAAATTTCCAGGAGAGGGACAATTGTAGCAGGGAACAACTAAATCGTTTGATT
Protein-coding sequences here:
- the LOC122076722 gene encoding transmembrane protein 258, translating into MAQEAKPITSPVPEALYPTLAVFMLAIGLVITASFFIYAATASKQYRSLAKELTTGAAASVFLGFGSLFLLLASGVYV
- the LOC122076721 gene encoding uncharacterized protein LOC122076721, with the translated sequence MDTTCKKQPKTKSKTTTLKKPFFFFSSPQAQDPIVPSSTLNKITSHYSKWNPNQTQLQRPRPPATATDPPPPRVDTHLQAKAMTLSANADSSSLSLLKNNHRHHRYHQEQRQQVDMEKKQSKTEKGKERDKVIEPRERDEPRRSSVSLHSSRRKSFSDSQMELGEFFSTVGVKVVAVDMPPFMQIHAVTCARKTYDGLDKCSSKILASTLKKEFDGVYGPAWHCIVGTSFGSFVTHSVGGFLYFSMNHHKLYILLFKTTVQKAD